From Marmota flaviventris isolate mMarFla1 chromosome X, mMarFla1.hap1, whole genome shotgun sequence, the proteins below share one genomic window:
- the LOC114089502 gene encoding transcription elongation factor A protein-like 3 produces MEKPYRENEGKLENEEKPEDEVEPEDERKSDEEEKPDEEGKPAREGKLEDEGEPEEKGQSKDGGKAEKQGKSEGQSKPPGEGKPESQAKPASEPRAAEKRPAEDYVPRKAKRKTDRGTDDSPKDSQEDLQDRHLSSEEMMRECADVSRAQEELRKKQQKMGSFHWMQRDAQDAFNPRGQRGVRGVRGGGRGQRGLHDIPYL; encoded by the coding sequence ATGGAAAAACCCTACCGCgaaaatgaaggaaaactggaaaacgAGGAAAAGCCAGAAGACGAAGTAGAGCCTGAAGATGAAAGAAAGTCAGATGAAGAAGAAAAGCCAGACGAGGAGGGGAAGCCAGCAAGGGAGGGAAAGCTAGAGGATGAGGGAGAGCCAGAGGAGAAGGGACAATCGAAAGATGGGGGCAAGGCAGAAAAGCAGGGCAAGTCGGAAGGTCAGAGCAAGCCACCAGGGGAGGGCAAGCCAGAATCCCAGGCAAAGCCAGCCAGCGAGCCGCGGGCCGCCGAAAAGCGCCCCGCTGAAGATTATGTGCCCCggaaagccaaaagaaaaacGGACAGGGGCACCGACGATTCCCCCAAGGACTCTCAGGAGGACTTACAGGACAGGCATTTGAGCAGTGAGGAGATGATGAGAGAATGTGCAGATGTGTCAAGGGCTCAGGAAGAGCTaaggaaaaaacaacagaaaatgggtAGTTTTCACTGGATGCAAAGAGATGCTCAGGATGCCTTCAACCCAAGGGGCCAGCGGGGTGTCAGGGGAGTGAGGGGCGGAGGTAGGGGCCAAAGGGGCTTACACGATATTCCCTACCTTTAA